A stretch of DNA from Myxococcota bacterium:
AAACCAAGCCGGCGGCACAGTGGCTAAAAAGCTAACCACCAAAGCACCCAGGGTCACGTACAGCACTTCAAACCCATCGACACGCACAGGAATCTGGCTAATATAATAAACTTCTGCGTCCAGCCCAATGCCAAAATATTGCAATATCGCGCAAAGCCCCAGACCAATCGCCAGTCCAAGCGCCGTGCCAATACTGCCAATGGTCAATCCATAAGCCACGAAGATTTTCATAATCGACACATCGGTCGCGCCCATGCTTTTCAAAATGGCAATCTCTTTGCCTTTTTCCAAAACGACCATAATCAGCGTCACCAAAATCAACAAACTGGCCATCGCCATCAAAGTCATCAAGATAATAAACATGGCAATTTTTTCTAGCTTCAACGCAGAGAAAAGTGGCCGATTCATCTCCATCCAATCCCGCGCATAAAACGGATACCCGCCCAAAATGCGGTCAATGGCATCAGAAACAACATTCGCCAGCTCAGGATTAGCGATTTTATACTCAACACCTGTAACGGCATCGCCCAACCCAAACAAACTCTGCGCGCTTTTCAAAGAAACATACGCGAACTTCGAATCGTACTCATACATGCCCGTATTAAACAGGGCGGAAACCCTAAAAGTCTTAGTCTTAGGCAACAAACCTGTCGGGCCCAACTCGCCCAAAGGGCTAACCAAGCTCACGGCATCACCCAAAAACACCTTAAGATTTTTAGCCATCTCAAGGCCAATCACGATGCCCTGTCCGCCTTCAAAATCCCACTTTCCTTCTTTGATGCTTTTCTGCAAATCAGCGTCTGGCTCCAAAATACCCTTAAGCACCACGCCGCTCATGTTGTACTTGGAAGACAACATCCCTTCGCCCAAAATAAACGGCCTAGCACTGAGCACCCCGGGCAAAGCTTTGGTCTTTTGAGTAACCATTTCATAATCAGAAAACTCGTGCCCGTAACGCATCAACATCACATGCGGGTTCGATCCCAAAATCTTGTCCCGAAAGTCGCCCGAAAATCCGTTCATAACGCTCATGACCACAACCATGCCCGCGCATGCGCCCATGACAGCCAAAATTGAAATCAAAGTAATAATCGATACCGCTTTGTGACTTCGCTTCGCCATCAAAAACCGGCGAGCCATCAAACCTTCATAAGCAAAAGATGGGTTAAATCGCCCTTCGCCGCAGAACAGGTA
This window harbors:
- a CDS encoding FtsX-like permease family protein, with translation MIESPAYQIVNWVAWGAGALLGGGVFAAFVYLFCGEGRFNPSFAYEGLMARRFLMAKRSHKAVSIITLISILAVMGACAGMVVVMSVMNGFSGDFRDKILGSNPHVMLMRYGHEFSDYEMVTQKTKALPGVLSARPFILGEGMLSSKYNMSGVVLKGILEPDADLQKSIKEGKWDFEGGQGIVIGLEMAKNLKVFLGDAVSLVSPLGELGPTGLLPKTKTFRVSALFNTGMYEYDSKFAYVSLKSAQSLFGLGDAVTGVEYKIANPELANVVSDAIDRILGGYPFYARDWMEMNRPLFSALKLEKIAMFIILMTLMAMASLLILVTLIMVVLEKGKEIAILKSMGATDVSIMKIFVAYGLTIGSIGTALGLAIGLGLCAILQYFGIGLDAEVYYISQIPVRVDGFEVLYVTLGALVVSFLATVPPAWFAARLKPVDGLRS